A region of the Cyanobium usitatum str. Tous genome:
ACCAGGGCCAGCCGCTCGCCCGGGCTCAGGCTGAGCGTCAGCCCATCAAGGGTGGGGCGCTCCGCTTCGGGATAGCGCACCACCAGGTTCTCAATTGCGAGCACGGGGCTGGTCATGGCCACCAGCTTGGCCCCCCCTGCCTACGATGGGAGGAACCCGCAGGCTGAAATGCTCAGGGCGGCTCCGAATCTGGATGCAACGGCCGTAGCCACTCGAGTGGCGGCCGCTCCAGTTCTGGTGCGCAAGCCCATTCGTGCCCCAGCCGACTACGGCGTGCCCCTGCCGGAGTGGTTGCAGCGCTGCATCGAGCACGTGCCACCGGGGCAGGGGGAGAGCTGCCCCACCGATGCCGAGGCCCTGCTGGCCTCCGCCTTCGACTTCGCTTACCAGCTGCACGAGGGCCAGTTTCGGGCCAGTGGCGAGCCCTACATCATTCATCCGGTCGCCGTTGCCGACCTGCTGCGCGATATCGGTGCCAGCGCCGGCGTGATCGCTGCGGGCTTCCTGCACGACGTGGTGGAGGACACCGAGGTCACCGCTGAGGAGATTGAGCAGCACTTCGGTGCCGAGGTGCGGGCGCTGGTGGAGGGGGTTACCAAGCTCGGCGGCATTCACTTCACCAACCACACCGAGGCCCAGGCTGAAAACCTGCGCCGCATGTTTCTGGCCATGGCCAGCGACATCCGGGTGGTGCTGGTCAAGCTGGCCGACCGGTTGCACAACATGCGCACCATCGCGGCGCTCAAGCCCGAAAAGCAGTTGCGCATCGCCCGGGAAACCCGGGAGATCTATGCGCCTTTGGCCAATCGCCTCGGCATTGGCCGGCTGAAGTGGGAGCTGGAAGATCTGGCCTTCAAGATCCTCGAACCCGAGGCCTACCGGGACGTGCAGCAGCAGGTGGCCACCAAGCGCAGCGAGCGCGAGGAGCGCCTGGCGGTCACGGTGCAATTGCTGCGCGACCGGCTCGCCGCCGTGGGCTTGGCCAATTGCGAAGTGAGCGGCCGGCCCAAGCACCTCTATGGCATCTGGAGCAAGATGCAGCGCCAGCAGAAGGCGTTCCACGAGATCTACGACGTGGCGGCTCTGCGGATTCTTTGCCCCAACTTCGAGTGTTGTTATCGGGCTCTAGCGGTGGTGCATGACACCTTCCGGCCGATCCCGGGGCGCTTCAAGGATTACATCGGCTTGCCCAAGCCCAATGGCTACCAATCCCTGCATACGGCGGTGATCGGCCGGCACCGGCCGATCGAAGTGCAGATCCGCACCACCGACATGCACCAGGTGGCCGAATACGGCATTGCGGCCCATTGGAAATACAAGGAGGGCGGATCGCCTGCCGCCTCTGGAGCCGATGCCGAGCGATTCAACTGGCTGCGGCAGCTGGTTGATTGGCAGAAGGACGATGGCGGCACCGACAGCAACGACTTCCTGCGCTCGATCAAGGAAGATCTGTTTGACGAGGAGGTGTTTGTATTCACTCCCAATGGCGATGTGGTGGGTTTGCGTAAGGGGTCTACGGCCGTAGATTTCGCCTATCGCATCCACTCAGAAATCGGTAATCACTGCCAGGGCGTGCGCATTAATGATCGGCTATGCCCGCTCGCCACGCCTCTGCGGAATGGTGACTTCGTGCAGGTGATTACCGCCAAGACGGCTCACCCAAGCCTCGACTGGCTCAATTTCGTGGCTACCCCCACGGCCCGTAATCGCATTCGCCACTGGTATAAAACTAGCCACCGCGAAGATAATCTCCAGCGCGGCACCGAGATGCTCGAGCGCGAGCTCGGCCGCGATGGCTTCGATGCCCTGCTCAATGGGGAGGCGATGGCCAAGGTGGCTCGCCGCTGCAATCTCACCGGCACCGAAGACCTACTGGCCTCCCTCGGCTTTGGTGGGGTCACCCTGCATCAGGTGCTCAACAGGCTGCGGGAGGAAATGCGCCTGGCCAGCGAAGCCTCCGCCCCCGTGCTCAGCAATGAGCAGGTGGCGGCCAAGGTGGCGGCCCACGCGCCGGTGGGTGGGGGTGGCACCAGCTCAATCCTCGGCCTTGAGGGCCTCGACTACAGGCTGGGGGGCTGCTGCAGTCCCCTACCCGGTGAGCAGATTCTTGGCGCGGTGGCTCTCGGCAACCACGGCATCACCATCCACCGCCAGGACTGCTCCAACGTGGCCCAGGTGCCGGCCGAAAGGCGGCTGCCGGTGCGCTGGAACTCCGCCTCCGAGTCGCGGCCGCGTCGCTACCCCGTGCAACTGCGTATCGAGGTGCTCGATCGTGTTGGTGTGCTCAAGGACATCCTCACTCGCCTGTCTGATCACCGCATCAACGTCTGCGATGCCCGGGTGCGCACCAACCCTGGCAAGCCGGCCCGCATCGATCTGCGGGTGGAGCTCGACAGCGCCAGCCAGCTAGCCAGCACCATCAATCAGATCCGCTCTATGGCCGATGTGCTCGACATCGCCCGCACGGGCATCGGCTAGGGCAGGGTGAAGCCGGAGGTGTTGAGGTGCTTGAGGTCGAGCATCACCAGCGTCAGCCACACCAGCAGGGCCAAGCCGCCGGCGGCGCCTAAGCCAAGCAGCAGGGTTGATAGTGCTGAGGGCTGAGATCCCTTGCCGTTTGTCACGAGTGCCACTGAATAGGAGTTAATCCTCTCACTGCTGGGGCGGTCGTGACGATGGCTACAGCGTGCCTTTGAAGCCCCAGTTACAACCTGCCCATCCAGCGCAGGTGATGCCATGACCTCCGAGCAGGCTGCCCAACTGATAGACGACACCTTGGACCTGGTGCACCAGCGGCTTCAGGATCTGCAAGCCCAAGCCCTGCCCCGCGAGCAGCGCGCTCTGGCTGAGGAATTCCGGGAATGGCGCCATCCTGTCGATGGCCACATTGACTTAATGGTGTTTCCGGGCCTGGCCAGCTCCTGAACCAGGCTTGCCCCGCTCCAACCATTGCCAATAAAGCCATCCCCCCGCTAACGCGGTGGTGATTGCGACCAGGGTCGAGCCCAGCATCAGCCGACTGACCAAGGCCCCGCTGTTGTGCCAGATGCTGCCGTCCTTAAGGCTTGCCAGGCCGGGCCAGCCGGTGCCTGGCCCAATTATCCAGCAGCCAACTTGGTAGTTGAACCAATAGAGGGGCAGATAGGTGAATGGATTGCTCACCCAGGTGCCAGCCGCTGCCAGCAAGTGGTTGCCCCGGACCATTGATGCCAGTGCAACGCTCAGCACCATCTGCAGCCCAAAAAATGGAAAGCAGCCGCTGAAAAGGCCAACCGCCAGGCCTCTGGCCCGTTCGCCGTGGCTGCCTTCTTGGTGCCAGAGCCAGTTCAGCATCTGCCGTAGGCGGCGTGCCAGGGCGGTGTGGAGCTGAAATGGGGGCATGGGCTTCAACGACGCCGTATTTACTGACACCATCGCCGCGGTGGCCACCGCCGTGGCGCCGGGCGAGGGCAGTGTGGCGATCGTACGGATCTCAGGGAATGGGGCGGAGGCGATCGGCCGGCAGTTGTTTGCGGCCCCTGGCCAGCAGAGCTGGGAGAGCCACCGGGTGCTTTATGGCCATGTGGTGGATCCTGCTAGTGGTGAGCGGCTCGATGAGGCCCTGCTGCTGCTGATGCGGGCGCCCCGCAGCTTCACTCGGGAAGACGTGGTGGAACTGCACTGCCATGGGGGCTTGGTGGCGGTGCAGCGGGTGCTGGAGCTGGTGCTGGCGGCCGGGGCGCGGCG
Encoded here:
- a CDS encoding RelA/SpoT family protein — protein: MLRAAPNLDATAVATRVAAAPVLVRKPIRAPADYGVPLPEWLQRCIEHVPPGQGESCPTDAEALLASAFDFAYQLHEGQFRASGEPYIIHPVAVADLLRDIGASAGVIAAGFLHDVVEDTEVTAEEIEQHFGAEVRALVEGVTKLGGIHFTNHTEAQAENLRRMFLAMASDIRVVLVKLADRLHNMRTIAALKPEKQLRIARETREIYAPLANRLGIGRLKWELEDLAFKILEPEAYRDVQQQVATKRSEREERLAVTVQLLRDRLAAVGLANCEVSGRPKHLYGIWSKMQRQQKAFHEIYDVAALRILCPNFECCYRALAVVHDTFRPIPGRFKDYIGLPKPNGYQSLHTAVIGRHRPIEVQIRTTDMHQVAEYGIAAHWKYKEGGSPAASGADAERFNWLRQLVDWQKDDGGTDSNDFLRSIKEDLFDEEVFVFTPNGDVVGLRKGSTAVDFAYRIHSEIGNHCQGVRINDRLCPLATPLRNGDFVQVITAKTAHPSLDWLNFVATPTARNRIRHWYKTSHREDNLQRGTEMLERELGRDGFDALLNGEAMAKVARRCNLTGTEDLLASLGFGGVTLHQVLNRLREEMRLASEASAPVLSNEQVAAKVAAHAPVGGGGTSSILGLEGLDYRLGGCCSPLPGEQILGAVALGNHGITIHRQDCSNVAQVPAERRLPVRWNSASESRPRRYPVQLRIEVLDRVGVLKDILTRLSDHRINVCDARVRTNPGKPARIDLRVELDSASQLASTINQIRSMADVLDIARTGIG
- a CDS encoding DUF2062 domain-containing protein, which encodes MPPFQLHTALARRLRQMLNWLWHQEGSHGERARGLAVGLFSGCFPFFGLQMVLSVALASMVRGNHLLAAAGTWVSNPFTYLPLYWFNYQVGCWIIGPGTGWPGLASLKDGSIWHNSGALVSRLMLGSTLVAITTALAGGWLYWQWLERGKPGSGAGQARKHH